In Schizosaccharomyces osmophilus chromosome 1, complete sequence, the genomic window AAGGACGATAAAGTATTCCAAACATCAATgcaacaaaatcaaaaaagaaaaattcattacATAATTGTACAAGCATTCGTGTCTAATACCTCATTTCCAAAGCCATCATCCATGTGGGCACGGTAAGCTAGATGAGAGAGCATCCTGCTAAATATTGTTAGCACCTTGCAAACGATCGAATATCAACTAAACAAACCTTGTTATATACGAATCTCGAGACCCTTGCTCGcgattcatttcatttgcCGCGATAATCTTGTAGCTATTTGAAGTTTGGTTTCGTGATCCACCCAACGCTGGATTGTTTTCTGTACTGAATATCTTAATGGTCGAATCAATTCCAGATACTGCGATCGTGGGGAAGATTGGATGCCCTTCTAAAACATTCACCACTTCACTATCTCCTTGTATAATAGCAAGTATTGAGGTTGACTCTTTATCCCCTGTTCACCAGTTAGCagtttaaaaagaaaaattgagccttacaaataaaaaactttccATCATCAGAACCGCTCATGACATATTCATCATttaatccaaaaaaattaacaTCTTTGACCTAGTCAAAAAAGTTAGCATATTACCCCCTTCCAGAAATGGTAAAAATACGACGTACCGTCTCGACATTGCAATGACCATAATAACTTTTAACATGGGTTTGAATAGGAACATTCGGTTCAACGgattttctctttttcgaTCGAAGTGAAAGTAAACTTGGGCCTTCGTCTGACTCCTCCTCACTCTCCTCAGTGTTTTCGCTAACGTATGTATAATCCTCATCTTCCAAATCGTCACCgttattattattaaattCATCCTCTATTTCCATTTCCGTGTAACCTGAATCTAAACTTTGATTCTCAGGCTCAGATGCGTCATCATAAGTATCCGTTTCCTCCCCATGCGACATGGAGTGTTCTGATTCAGAGTAGGAAGAATCATCAATACTTGATATATTGTTTGCTTCTTCAGGCTCGTCCCGATCCCATGGCTGTAGTAGACCCCAATTAATATCGGCGGATATTAGATCCAGACAGCCACGAAGGACTTTAtgtatccaaaaaaatttcctAACTGAAGATAAATCGTTGGTATCGATCCTTGCAAAGCCTCGTATCATTTCCGATGCGCTCCAAAATAAAACACGCTCGTGTTCGTCAGGATCgcgtaaaacaaaattctGACGAGCCTCGTTTGGGGGAGAAGACATTTGTAAAGCCCAATGGTCACTTATTCCCAAGAGATAGCGTATGACCCAGTTCATAAAATCATAAATCCATCCCCAACCAGCTTGTATTATTGTATTTGATTCTAAACATGCTTTGTCGTCCATGAGCACAAGGACTGAAACGCAGGCCCTCCAGTAATGCAAGATTTGATTACGAATATCATGGTTAAAATGCGTTGTATCTATAAAATAATTGTAGTTTTCCATATAATATATAGCATCCTTCACATAACGGATAGAATGGACCATGTGATTTTGATAACCGCTCGCAACGCTTTCATAAAGACCGTTGTCTTGAGaagtaaaaagtttttgtatatttttataCATTTGGTAGAACGTATGCCGTCTTGGCTGAGTCGTCACATACGGACTACGCAAAACCCTTGCCGTTGGAGTGGATGCTTCAGACGGAGCATTAAACCAATGtgtacttttgttttgtctaAAGGAGCTTCTCGCGCCTTTTGATGCTGCTGGTAGTTTCCGTGGAGAATCCTCAGTCCTTTCAAATGTAGGCTCGAACGCCTTATCTTCGTtaatattaaataaatatacatAATCAGAGTTCCAACTAATCAGCAGTTCATTTGGATTTGCGGTACCAAATTCACAGCAATTAATATGATGGTCAAGTATTCCTTGAGAATTATAGGTTCCGTTAGGGCTAAATTTTCGAACACATCGCGTGTCGCGTGTTAAAGAATCACCagaattattttttttccattggTCTTTTCCTACCATTCTTCTGTCATGCAGAAAAGCATAAGGATGAGTACCTCCAACGACAAAGTAAAATGGATTGGACTTTGACATCGACATGGCATATAGGTTAATACGGTAAGAGCTATAATTGACCAAAATAGAGGGACAGTTGTGATCCTGACTACAATGATGCGGTTCCCGTATATCAAATTGTCGTACTGTCCCGTCTTCGCTACACGTCAAAAAAGTGGATCCATCGTCGCAGGGAATAATCCGTTTCACAGAATCCAAATGACAATTCCAGCATCTCAATTGCGTTTCTATACCCTTGTTGACTTCAGAAGAATTACCAAGCTCGACATCGAACAGCTTTACAAGGTTGTCACCACTAGCAGACATCACCTTACGACTATTCGAGTGTGGGAGAAATTTGACACTAAAGATATTGTGTAAATGTCCTGTAGATATCACATTAAGCGGTTCAAAATTATTGTACACATCCCAAATAACCAATTGGGTATCGTCGCCGCCAGATAATAAGTATTCTCCATTTTCTGACCAGCTAAGTCATGTTAGTAAAACCGCCACAGAAGATATTCAATTTACTTTAATGCATTTATACAACTTGAATGGCAACTCAATTCCCTCTGTAAATCAATGTTTGTCAGCCAAGATGGACTACCATAGATATCTCGTGAAACTTTTAAACGGTCAGTACTTTACCTAGCTGAAATGAAGCCATACCTTTTCGATGCAGCCATTCCCGGTTTTCCAATTGACGCAAAGACAAGGAAATCCCAGACATAAGGCCAATTCTTGGGAACTGTGCTTTTTGGTAAACGACAGATTTTACATTCGCGGGGATGACGATGTAAAGTAATCGCTAAAGGTGCCGTGTCTACTACCATATACATTATACATTATATAATTTCATATGTAAGAATGATCAACTACTGATTTGATATgtacaataaataaattattctATGTGATTAAGTGgtgtttctgttttttttttcttttttttttctcatatAGCTGTAACGAAGAGA contains:
- the iqw1 gene encoding WD repeat protein, Iqw1; the protein is MSGISLSLRQLENREWLHRKVSRDIYGSPSWLTNIDLQRELSCHSSCINALNWSENGEYLLSGGDDTQLVIWDVYNNFEPLNVISTGHLHNIFSVKFLPHSNSRKVMSASGDNLVKLFDVELGNSSEVNKGIETQLRCWNCHLDSVKRIIPCDDGSTFLTCSEDGTVRQFDIREPHHCSQDHNCPSILVNYSSYRINLYAMSMSKSNPFYFVVGGTHPYAFLHDRRMVGKDQWKKNNSGDSLTRDTRCVRKFSPNGTYNSQGILDHHINCCEFGTANPNELLISWNSDYVYLFNINEDKAFEPTFERTEDSPRKLPAASKGARSSFRQNKSTHWFNAPSEASTPTARVLRSPYVTTQPRRHTFYQMYKNIQKLFTSQDNGLYESVASGYQNHMVHSIRYVKDAIYYMENYNYFIDTTHFNHDIRNQILHYWRACVSVLVLMDDKACLESNTIIQAGWGWIYDFMNWVIRYLLGISDHWALQMSSPPNEARQNFVLRDPDEHERVLFWSASEMIRGFARIDTNDLSSVRKFFWIHKVLRGCLDLISADINWGLLQPWDRDEPEEANNISSIDDSSYSESEHSMSHGEETDTYDDASEPENQSLDSGYTEMEIEDEFNNNNGDDLEDEDYTYVSENTEESEEESDEGPSLLSLRSKKRKSVEPNVPIQTHVKSYYGHCNVETVKDVNFFGLNDEYVMSGSDDGKFFIWDKESTSILAIIQGDSEVVNVLEGHPIFPTIAVSGIDSTIKIFSTENNPALGGSRNQTSNSYKIIAANEMNREQGSRDSYITSRMLSHLAYRAHMDDGFGNEVLDTNACTIM